One window from the genome of Salvelinus fontinalis isolate EN_2023a chromosome 3, ASM2944872v1, whole genome shotgun sequence encodes:
- the LOC129837522 gene encoding keratin, type I cytoskeletal 13-like, with translation MSALSLRSYGGSRGSSSMSLGGGYQSRIASRAPSVYGGAGGQSVRVSYASGTRSGFDLSSALGGDNGSYGSNAVSVNEKATMQNLNDRLATYLEKVRSLETANTHLERQIREWYEKKTPVIRDYSKYEATLVDLRRKISAATLSNASILLQIDNAKLAAEDFKVKFENEMVMRQSVEADIAGLRKVLDELTMSRSDLEMQIEGLKEELIYLKKNHEEEIAAMRAQMNVSSVNVEVDAAPQQDMARMMEEIRTQYEGIAEKNRRDMETWYKGKFDELNKVVTSSTETLQTSRSEINELKRTFQALQIELQSQLSLKSALEGQLNETESRYSMQLNQLQGMVNSLEQELGRMKTDIERQAGEYRMLLDIKTRLEMEIAEYRRLLDGEDVGRAVITKKVEIVEVKKPEPVVTKRVRTVIEEMVDGKVVSRTEDVEMEVPKK, from the exons ATGAGTGCTTTATCACTTCGCAGTTATGGAGGCAGCCGAGGCTCATCCTCCATGTCTCTCGGAGGAGGGTACCAGAGTCGCATCGCATCACGAGCACCAAGCGTCTATGGAGGGGCAGGGGGACAGAGTGTCCGCGTATCTTACGCTTCAGGCACCAGGAGCGGTTTTGATCTGTCCAGTGCGCTTGGAGGTGACAATGGCAGTTATGGTAGTAATGCAGTGTCGGTCAACGAGAAGGCCACCATGCAGAACCTCAACGACCGTTTGGCCACCTACCTGGAGAAGGTGCGCTCCTTGGAGACAGCGAATACTCATCTCGAGCGTCAAATCCGCGAGTGGTACGAGAAGAAGACACCGGTCATTAGAGATTACAGTAAATACGAAGCTACTCTGGTCGACCTGCGCAGAAAG ATCAGTGCTGCCACTCTGAGCAACGCCAGTATCCTCCTGCAGATAGACAATGCCAAACTGGCAGCAGAGGACTTCAAAGTCAA GTTTGAGAATGAAATGGTTATGCGTCAGTCGGTGGAGGCAGACATTGCTGGACTGAGGAAGGTTCTGGATGAGTTGACCATGTCCCGGTCAGACCTGGAAATGCAGATCGAGGGGCTGAAGGAGGAGCTCATCTATCTCAAGAAGAACCATGAGGAG GAGATTGCTGCCATGCGGGCTCAGATGAACGTCAGCTCAGTGAACGTGGAGGTGGACGCAGCACCCCAGCAGGACATGGCCAGGATGATGGAGGAGATCCGTACTCAGTACGAGGGCATCGCCGAGAAGAATCGCCGCGACATGGAGACCTGGTACAAGGGCAAG TTTGATGAGCTGAACAAGGTGGTGACCAGCAGCACAGAGACCCTCCAAACGTCCCGCAGTGAGATCAACGAGCTCAAGAGGACCTTTCAGGCCCTGCAGATCGAGCTGCAGTCCCAACTCAGCCTG aAATCAGCCTTGGAGGGCCAGCTGAATGAGACCGAGTCCCGCTACAGCATGCAGCTGAACCAGCTCCAGGGCATGGTCAACAGCCTGGAGCAGGAGTTGGGTCGCATGAAGACGGACATCGAGAGGCAGGCCGGCGAGTACCGCATGCTCCTGGACATCAAGACCCGGCTGGAGATGGAGATCGCAGAGTACAGGAGGCTGCTGGACGGAGAGGATGTCgg GAGAGCTGTCATCACCAAGAAGGTTGAGATTGTTGAGGTCAAGAAAC CTGAGCCAGTGGTGACAAAGAGAGTGAGGACGGTGATTGAGGAGATGGTTGATGGAAAGGTGGTCTCCCGTACAGAGGATGTGGAGATGGAGGTCCCGAAAAAATAG